TCATGAACTCACTGGAAACCATCCGCCATCAGCGCGCCGCCCTTGCCGGCGGCGCCAAGAAGCACGAGCAGGACATGGTCCGCTTCCTGCGTGACCTCATCGCCATCCCCGCGGAAAGCTCGCAGGAAGGGCCGGTGATCCAGCGTATCAAGCAGGAAATGGAAAAGGTCGGCTTCGACGAAATCCGCATCGACAAGATGGGCAACATTCTCGGCCGGATCGGCTCGGGCAAGCGCGTCATCATGATGGACTCGCACACCGACACGGTCGGCGTCGGGGACATCAAGGAATGGAACTGGGACCCGTACAAGGGCAAGGTCGAGGACGGCTATGTCTACGGACGCGGCGCCTGCGACCAGCGCTGCGGCATGGCGAGCATGGTGTACGGCGCCAAGCTGATCAAGGAACTCGGCCTCGCCGGCGACTACACGCTGTGGTGCGTGGGCAGCGTGCAAGAGGAGGACTGCGACGGACTGGCGTGGCTCTACATCCTGCGCGAGGACGGCATCAAGCCCGACGGCGTGCTCATCACCGAGCCGACGAACCTGCAGATTTACCGCGGGCAGCGCGGGCGCATGGAGATCGAAGTCCACATCCGCGGCCGCTCCTGCCATGCCAGCGCACCCGAGCGCGGCGATAACCCGATTTACAAGATGACCACGCTCCTCCGGGAAATCGAGCAGCTCAACACGCGTTTGCGCGACGATAAGTTTCTCGGCAAAGGAACGATCACGGTGACGCAGATCCGGTCGCTGTCGCCTTCGCTTTGCGCCGTGCCGGGAGCTTGCTCAATCCATCTCGATCGCCGGCTCACCACCGGCGACACCAAGGAGAGCGCGGTTGCGGAAGTGCGCGCTTTGTCCGGCGCGCGGGATGCGGAGATCGAAATTCTGAAGTACGAAGTGCCGAGCTATACCGGGTTGGTCTACCCCATGGAAAAATACTACCCGACCTGGGTGGTCGAGGAAGATCACCCTCTGGTGGAATCGGCGGTCGAGACCTACCAGGCGCTGAACAACCGGGCGCCGGTCGTCGACAAGTGGGTTTTCAGCACCAACGGTGTGGGCTCCATGGGCATGTGCGGCGTGCCGACAGTCGGCTTCGGGCCGGGCAACGAAGTGGATGCGCACGCGGTGACCGAACGTGTATCCATCGACCACCTGGTGCAGGCGGCACAGTTCTACGCGGCGTTTCCGCTGGTATTCGCGCATACGCTGGAAAGCGAGCACACCGCAAAAGCGGGAGCTTAACAATTAAAGACTGAAGAATTCAGAATGAAGAATGTGCAACCAGAGTCAATGGGCTTTTCTTTTTCAGTCTTCATTCTGCATTCTTAATTCTTCATTCTTTCAGGACCACGCACGGAATGTCTGAACTAATTCCCATCCCGCTGCCGCTGCAGTTGACGCGCGCTTTCCTGGAGTACGAGCGGGAGGGGAAAATCTTCGACCTGCCGAAAACGAAATTCTTTCGCGGCCTGAGCGGGCTGGATATGTCCGTCAACTTTCACGGGCAGCGTGCCGCGAATCCCGTAGGACCAGCCGCCGGGCCGCACGACCAACTCGTCCAGAACATTGTTCTCTCCTGGCTCGCGGGCTCGCGCATCATCGAGTTGAAGACGGTTCAGATTCTCGACGAACTCAAGATCCC
This portion of the Terriglobales bacterium genome encodes:
- a CDS encoding YgeY family selenium metabolism-linked hydrolase, with the translated sequence MNSLETIRHQRAALAGGAKKHEQDMVRFLRDLIAIPAESSQEGPVIQRIKQEMEKVGFDEIRIDKMGNILGRIGSGKRVIMMDSHTDTVGVGDIKEWNWDPYKGKVEDGYVYGRGACDQRCGMASMVYGAKLIKELGLAGDYTLWCVGSVQEEDCDGLAWLYILREDGIKPDGVLITEPTNLQIYRGQRGRMEIEVHIRGRSCHASAPERGDNPIYKMTTLLREIEQLNTRLRDDKFLGKGTITVTQIRSLSPSLCAVPGACSIHLDRRLTTGDTKESAVAEVRALSGARDAEIEILKYEVPSYTGLVYPMEKYYPTWVVEEDHPLVESAVETYQALNNRAPVVDKWVFSTNGVGSMGMCGVPTVGFGPGNEVDAHAVTERVSIDHLVQAAQFYAAFPLVFAHTLESEHTAKAGA